DNA from Victivallis lenta:
TCAAGGGCCGCCTCCGTCAATCCAGCGAGAGTTCCGCGCCGCGGGCGATCTCGGTGAGCCCGTGCGAGGCGACGTAAGCGGCTGCGTCCTCGTCGTCGAAGACCGCCAGCGGCGAAAGCTCGATTTTCGCATCGACTCTGCCGTCGGCCGTGCGCGGAATCCGGACGCCGGCCGCTTCGAGCCGCTTCGCGTCGCGCTCGATCAGCATTTCTCGGCAGCTTTCGACCGAATCGACCCCGGTCGGATTCTTGGTCGGAGCGAAAACGGAGCTGCGGTCGCCTTCGAGCACCATGGTCCGCTTCGCGAGCGGCATTGCATCGAAGATGAACGATTCGAGCTTGACCGCATTCGGTGCATCCGGCTTGATCAGGCAGCCGGTGTCGTCCACGTACGGGACCTTCTTGTCGGCACGGTGCCACGGCAGCTTCAGGCTGCCGCCCACGGTCAGCTGCTCGATGAAGCTGCGCGAAATCATATGGATCGCCGGGCTGCCGGCGATGAAACGCAGCGATCCGTCCGGATTCCGGCTTTCGGCGAGGGCGGCCGGCAGGTCGCTGTACTCGATGATTTCGAGCCGGCCGTTGGTCACGCAGAAGTTGCCGAGCTTTTCGAACGGGCCGGTTTTGGCCAGCATGATGGCGGACATTTCGGACTGTTCAAGGTCATGCAGCCCGAGGAACAGCGGGGAGACCACCGGAACCAGCGGATTGTCGACCTGGAAGTAGGAGAGATAATCGACTCCCTCGGATGCCATCCGGTCGAGCGCGCCGGATTTGCGCAGCGCGAGCAGCGTGCCGCCGTGTCCGTCCGGAGAAAGCGAGAGCGACGACTTCGAAGCGAGCAGCAGCTTGCCGTCGTAACCGCAGGCCGGCATGGTTCCCTGCGTGAAGAAGAACACCTGCTCCGGCGCGAGCCCGAAAAATCCGTTCTCTTTGAAAAACGCCTCGGTCGCTTCGCGGTTCAGCAAACTGGTCATGATGTACCAGGTCAGCGGCCGGCCGAATTTTTCGCCGGCGCGCCGGATCGACTCGGCGAAGTACGCGAAAAGCGGCCGGCCGGTGACCGGGCCGATCGGGTAAGTCCCCTTCGGACCGTCGAAGCCGAGCCGGGTGCCCTGGCCGCCCGCGACGGTCAGGCAGCTGACCTTGCCGGCTTTCAGGAGCTCGACGCCGCGTTCGGCGGCGCGCTTGTAAAGCGCGGCCTGTTCCGCGTCGCGCGGCTTCAGCGGGAAATAGGGAGCCGGGCCGAGATCGTCCGGAATCGCCGTTTTCGGCTTGCTGAGCACGTAATCGCGGATCAGGTTCGTCATTTCGGGGAAATCGATCGCTTCGATCTGCCCGGCGAGTTCATCCTTCTCCGCGGCGGAAAGCTCGTTCCAGAAGCGCAGGAGCTGATCCTGCCCGGCGGCCGCGGTTATGTTCAAAAGTTTCTGATAGGCGTCCATGTTTCAAGTGCTCCTTCGTATGAAAACGTCGTCGAAAACGTGTATGATGAAGCGGCTGAAGCCGCCGGATACAATATAGCCCGCCTCGGCGTTCTCCGCCACTGTTTTTACGATAATTTTGTCATCTTTTGCCGGAGCGGATTGCAAGATGCCCGGATGACGTGTATCTTTAACCGGCAGAAGCGGAAACAAATTCGGGGGGACGGGCCTGTGGCGAAGAAAACGGAAACGGATGGAAAGAGGAAAAAACGGCTGTGGATCATTCTGCTGCCGGTTCTCGGAGTATTTGCGGCGCTGTTCGTCGCGGCGTTCTGGATCGCGGCGCTCCTGTTCGGCGGCGAACCGCAGCTTCCGGTCGAACCGCTCAGGCCGGAGGATTTCAAGCTGATCAGCAAGCTGACCGCCCGCTTTTCAAACGAGTTCCTGAACGGGAAGCCGGAGGAATCCGAGCTGGTCCTCACTCCCGGGGAGATCGCTTCGCTGATCCGCGTCTCCGACAACGGCGCGCTGCTGAGGATGTTCGGCGGCGGCAGCGGCGGTGGCAAGACGAAGAATTACGACGCGCGTTTCGAGAACGGACGGTTCGAGATTCTTTCGCCGGTCCGGACCGGGCTGACCTGGCTGCGGGGCGGCGTCATCATGGTGGATATGAGCGTGCGGCCGGAGAAGGACGGCGACGAACTCACGCTCGATATTTCGCGGATCAAAGCCGGTTCGATCGCGCTGCCCGGCTTTCTCGTCGACCGGATGCGCCGCCAGTCGCTCGAAGAGGCGCGGAACCTGGAGGAGTACCGGCTGTTCGACCGCTGCGTGAAAAGCCTCCGCATCGACGAAGAAAACAATCTGCGGATCGTCTATCGCCCGGCGGAACTGCTGAAGCTGATGCCTCCCAAAGTGCAGCAGTTCCAGCAGATGATGCGCCGGGGGCGGTGAGGCGGCGCCGGACGCCTCACCCTGGCCGGAGCGGGTCAGTATTTCTTGTAGAAGCTCTTGAAGGATTTCTCCGCATTTTTGAGCATGGCGGCCTGTTCGGTGTTCACGTGGCCGTCCAGATAGCAGACGTTGGCGAGATTGTTTCCGCCGTGGCGGTAGGCGACATAGTTCGATGCGGC
Protein-coding regions in this window:
- a CDS encoding UTP--glucose-1-phosphate uridylyltransferase; protein product: MDAYQKLLNITAAAGQDQLLRFWNELSAAEKDELAGQIEAIDFPEMTNLIRDYVLSKPKTAIPDDLGPAPYFPLKPRDAEQAALYKRAAERGVELLKAGKVSCLTVAGGQGTRLGFDGPKGTYPIGPVTGRPLFAYFAESIRRAGEKFGRPLTWYIMTSLLNREATEAFFKENGFFGLAPEQVFFFTQGTMPACGYDGKLLLASKSSLSLSPDGHGGTLLALRKSGALDRMASEGVDYLSYFQVDNPLVPVVSPLFLGLHDLEQSEMSAIMLAKTGPFEKLGNFCVTNGRLEIIEYSDLPAALAESRNPDGSLRFIAGSPAIHMISRSFIEQLTVGGSLKLPWHRADKKVPYVDDTGCLIKPDAPNAVKLESFIFDAMPLAKRTMVLEGDRSSVFAPTKNPTGVDSVESCREMLIERDAKRLEAAGVRIPRTADGRVDAKIELSPLAVFDDEDAAAYVASHGLTEIARGAELSLD